The Toxotes jaculatrix isolate fToxJac2 chromosome 6, fToxJac2.pri, whole genome shotgun sequence genomic interval ATAATTTGCTCCATTACAACTCCACCTTTAACTATGACCTGAAAAAACATAGAATTTACTCCATTACTCCTACAGTGTCaccacaaactgaacattatggGCTTTGCAAAGACTGATGTTTGATGGTAAATACATATTAACAGGCTCTGTTTTTGCAAACCTCAGCAGGCCAAAGTCTGTTGATGAGGTGGCCTTTCAGGAGGAGGTGGTAGCAGTGCTGAAGAAGTCTCTAGAAGGAGCAGATGTAAGTATCCAGCTCTTACTCGAACCAtcattttattaggaacaccatactaataccGGGTAAggcctccctttgctctcacaACGCCCTCAATTCTCCACATCTCAGACATGAGGACAAGCTTGTTGGTGGTAAAAAGACAATACTGGATCCAAGCGCAGGAAGCACATGATCTCCTGAAactttcagtgtcagtgtccttGCCACAGTACACTTTCCTTACACCTCTCTGCACAATTCTACCACTGTGCGTTCTCAGATGTGCTGCAACATCACTCCAtcacacataaaaatataaacatgctGTTCCTTGGTCGTGAAAGTTGCACCTTCCGAGTCTGTCACAATATTTTAGACCTACTGTCTGCTGGTGTCTCCTCCTGGCTCGATGACAGTCCATGCTGCCCCAACTTTCCCCCACCTCTTGGACCAGTGGTGATGGCTCCACTGCTCACACTTAAAATTAGGTTTCAGAAATGCTCATacatttcattattcattttcattattagtACTTTGCATGTCATGCATGCTTACCTGCTGCAAGTGCTGGTAGACCTGTTTTGCAGTGGATGGTCAGGCGGCCTCACCTTTCTCTGAGGCTCTGGATCGCTGTCAGATAAAGGATAGATAAAGGATAAATCTTCCTCTCTGGTGCTTGTAGAAATAAATGCCCACGTTTCTGGTTTTATCTGAACTAATTTCAACAGTAGGGGGCACTGTCTAACATAATTTTAGGAAAAGTCAAAGACTGTTACTTGAGTATTTAATTTGAACACAGTAatgtacaaaagaaaaacagtcatgGCTTTACCCTGTATGTGTTttcttaataataatattatgaTGAAGCACCAATATTGCAACAATATTAACgcaaacagcaaataaaagGAATTAAATCagtatgctaaaaaaaaaaaaaaaaaaaaaacacagagtcaaacAGGCAGTCTTTCTGTGTTGTCCTTTCAAAGCCAGGAAGACAAAGTCTCATTGGGGTCTGTGTTTTAATTGCAGCTTCCCAACTTGCTTTTCTACGGACCTCCTGGAACAGGAAAGACCTCCACCATCTTAGCTGCTGCCAGAGAACTTTATGGGTAAGTGAactgttcattttgttgtggGTAAGAGGCAGAGGCTTCATCTCTTTGCATTTTCTGTGTTAGTTTGATTGTTCACCTGTTTTCTGCTCACCTGGATTTCCCTCCTGTATGAATCCCGTCCTCCTCCACTGTGTCTCCTCCAGTCCAGAgctgtacagacagagggtgcTGGAGCTCAACGCCTCCGATGAACGAGGCATCCAGGTCATCAGAGAGAAGGTCAAGACCTTTGCCCAGCTCACCGTGGCTGGGACCCGCCCAGAGTGAGTCCACACTGGCTGCGTCACATGCATACTCAGATACAGGGCAATTTTCCTGAtggtttattttgttaaacCTCCATTTTTTGAAAATTGTATCTCTCAATCAGTGAATCCCAATGTAAAGCTAAAACCTTGAGTCGCCgtgttcttctgtgtttgtaGTGGGAAGTCATGTCCTCCTTTTAAGATCATCATCCTGGATGAGGCAGACTCCATGACAGCACCGGCTCAGGCCGCTCTCCGACGGACCATGGAGAAGGAATCGCGCACCACCCGCTTCTGTCTCATCTGTAACTACATCAGCAGGTCAGCTGACTGATCACAGTCATCcgtacagaaacacacacgctgtgTGGCTGATCCTGACCCTGCTGTGCGTCTTTGCTCTCTAGGATTATTGAACCTCTGACCTCCAGATGTTCCAAGTTTCGCTTCAAACCTCTAGCCAATCAGATCCAAGAAGAGCGCCTGCTGCTGATCTGTGAAAAGGAGAACCTCAAGTACACCAAAGAGGTACAACAGAGAGAATGTCAGTGTGGATCTGAACTGTGATTTGTAAGATAGAGCTGTAATTATGAATCGTTTTTTTATGTTGGTGGTTCAGTTTATTTGGTCcagaccaagaaaaaaaagttttctctaagttttcattttttatgaaCCTGTGCTACAGCCCTCTCTTTTAGGTTTAACATGCCGCTAACATAAAGCGGCTTCAGAAGAGTTTGAGACTAGCCTGCCTGTAACATGTTTGAGATGACATGTGTTTTAAAGTGCATGCTGCCTAGTTGATTTGATCTTTTAGAACAGATCTTTCCTCACGTATGTAACTGCAACCTGAAGAATCTCGTTAGGCATCAGGTCTGACAGAGAACTCACTCACTGCTTTCTTTGCACAGCCGTTGTGGCGGAGGTGTGATGGTTGTTTCTGTTCATGTAGAGTATCGCAGCACTGGTGAGAGTGTCTGAGGGAGACCTGCGGAAAGCCATCACCTTCCTCCAGAGCGCCGCACGTCTCAGCGTCGACAAAGAGGTCACAGAGCGAGCTGTCATTGAAATAGCCGGGGTGAGACGCACTTCTTCCTTTTCAACAGGAGACTGGAGGAGCTGATGAtgcaatgtttttatttacttacataAAACTTCCTTTGTACTGCACTGTGTTCTCTTATAGGTCGTCCCTCCCAAGATGATCGACGGCTTGCTCCAGATCTGCTTCAGAGGAACATTTGAGAAATTAGAGGTTGCAGTCAAGGTAGGTGCTGTGACATGTCAGCGCTCTGTCCCCTGCGTTTGTGTCCCAGCACTTTGTCTCATTCGTTTTTCTCGCTCCCTGTTCATCACATTCTGACATGTTCAACgtctcctctgtcagaacatgGTGGATGAAGGCTACGCAGCCACTCAGATCCTGAGTCAGCTCCATGACTCTGTCATAGAGCAGGACCTGAGCGACAAGGACAAGTCCATTATCACAGA includes:
- the rfc4 gene encoding replication factor C subunit 4, whose amino-acid sequence is MQAFLKGATVQTTRPQKDKAAAGPSSEKKAKAVPWVEKYRPKSVDEVAFQEEVVAVLKKSLEGADLPNLLFYGPPGTGKTSTILAAARELYGPELYRQRVLELNASDERGIQVIREKVKTFAQLTVAGTRPDGKSCPPFKIIILDEADSMTAPAQAALRRTMEKESRTTRFCLICNYISRIIEPLTSRCSKFRFKPLANQIQEERLLLICEKENLKYTKESIAALVRVSEGDLRKAITFLQSAARLSVDKEVTERAVIEIAGVVPPKMIDGLLQICFRGTFEKLEVAVKNMVDEGYAATQILSQLHDSVIEQDLSDKDKSIITEKMAVVSKCLADGADEYLQMLSLCSAIMQQASAQNH